The following DNA comes from Croceicoccus sp. YJ47.
TGGCTCAGGGCATTCCCTTCCCCTACCCTGCACCGACCATGATTCTGACAGCCCCTGTCTATAAAACGGTCTATGCTGAAACCGCGGTGACACCATTTCGGCGTGAAAGCGTTGATGCCCTATGAAGCCTGTAACACCCGATCCCGTCGGCCCAGGTCAGGAGAGCGTCTGGAGCTATCCCCGCCCTGCCATCGCCGAACCCGCCGCCGCCCATATTCAGATCGTGCTCGGCGGCCAGATCATCGCCGATACCAGACGCGCAATTCGCACACTCGAAACAAGCCACCCGCCCACGTACTATCTCCCGCCCGATAGCATCGAACTCGGCGTGCTCGAAGAAATCGGCGGCACGAGCTTCTGCGAATGGAAAGGCATCGCCCGATATTTCGATGTCATCGCGGGCGCAGAGCGGCGCGAGAGCGCGGCCTGGTCTTACCCTGACCCGACGGCATCGTTCGAGATCCTGCGCGACCATGTGGCTTTCTATCCCGGAGCGATGGATGCCTGTTATGTCGATGGTGAACGGGCAACCCCGCAACCGGGCGATTTCTATGGAGGCTGGATCACCTCATCCGTGGCCGGCCCGTTCAAGGGCGTTCCGGGCAGTCGCTTTTGGTGAAAGCCGATCCCCTCGTCACGCCGGACGGACGCTATATCGTCGTGCGGGGGCGGTTATGGCGACGGTCCGATCCGCGGCTGTCGGACGCGCGGCGGCAGGAACTCGTCGACCGACTGATGGATGCCCGCCGTGCCGTGGGACAAGCA
Coding sequences within:
- a CDS encoding DUF427 domain-containing protein, which gives rise to MLGGQIIADTRRAIRTLETSHPPTYYLPPDSIELGVLEEIGGTSFCEWKGIARYFDVIAGAERRESAAWSYPDPTASFEILRDHVAFYPGAMDACYVDGERATPQPGDFYGGWITSSVAGPFKGVPGSRFW